The following coding sequences lie in one Alloacidobacterium dinghuense genomic window:
- a CDS encoding glycosyltransferase family A protein codes for MQHSITVGLPVYNAMPFLPEAMESILQQTASNFSILVVVDGATDGSLEYLEAIRDNRLRILSQAHAGLPATLNRLLREAKTGWLVRQDADDVSYPKRIERIQEHISREPDAGMFYSLAEYYPSSHSMGLFRSSRGSPQELRQIVQSGYLLSICHPTVALNVEKTLAVGGYRNLAHAEDADLWWRMALQYDIHLLPEILLGFRQNASSISSRYSYIQELHGLYIQYLLLSHLSDQKALPFADLVSLLETRISARRLEAKRQLRCLNMNLGAKHYGGAFMALVLSFLASPAYFAQRVKDELFPNTCVANGVSPEFFYRRKEVFWP; via the coding sequence TTGCAACACTCAATTACCGTCGGCCTGCCTGTTTACAATGCAATGCCGTTCTTGCCAGAGGCGATGGAAAGCATCCTTCAGCAAACAGCAAGCAACTTCAGCATTCTTGTCGTCGTCGATGGAGCAACGGATGGCAGCCTTGAATACTTGGAAGCTATACGGGACAATCGTCTTCGCATACTCTCACAGGCACATGCTGGGCTTCCAGCGACTTTGAACCGATTGCTTCGGGAGGCGAAAACAGGCTGGCTCGTACGTCAGGACGCCGATGACGTCTCCTACCCGAAAAGGATCGAGCGCATCCAGGAACACATTTCACGAGAGCCCGACGCTGGTATGTTTTATTCTCTGGCTGAGTATTATCCATCGAGCCACAGCATGGGGCTGTTTCGAAGCAGCCGCGGATCGCCGCAGGAGCTACGACAAATCGTACAATCCGGCTACTTATTGTCAATCTGTCATCCCACCGTGGCCCTGAATGTTGAGAAAACCCTCGCGGTAGGTGGATACCGCAATTTGGCGCATGCTGAAGATGCAGACCTCTGGTGGCGAATGGCCCTCCAGTATGACATTCATCTACTGCCGGAGATACTCCTGGGTTTTCGGCAGAATGCTTCAAGTATCAGTTCGCGATATTCGTACATCCAGGAGTTACACGGACTCTACATTCAGTACCTGCTGTTGTCGCATTTATCGGACCAGAAGGCACTACCCTTTGCCGATCTCGTTTCGCTGCTTGAAACCAGGATTTCGGCGAGAAGGCTCGAGGCGAAACGGCAGCTTCGATGCTTAAATATGAACCTTGGTGCAAAGCACTATGGAGGAGCCTTTATGGCGCTTGTCCTCTCCTTTCTTGCTTCGCCTGCCTATTTTGCCCAACGTGTGAAAGACGAATTGTTTCCGAATACCTGCGTGGCGAATGGAGTTTCTCCCGAGTTTTTCTATCGCAGAAAGGAAGTCTTTTGGCCATGA
- a CDS encoding transaldolase, which produces MPEIDQLRVKLFCDGADFGSLITWSADPRIKGFTTNPTLMRKAQVVDYEAFARELLKVIPDRPVSFEVLADDPETMEEQALTISAWGPNVNVKMPVTNTWGAFTGPALRRLSRCRVALNVTALFTLAQIERVADCLDPDTPTIISVFAGRIADTGINPAPLMRDAVRMLEPLRNVELLWASPREVLNIFQAEDIGCHIITLLPEMLGKLSLIGKNLDTFSQETVRMFYRDACAAGYQIDIRKEATILAV; this is translated from the coding sequence ATGCCTGAAATCGATCAACTACGCGTCAAATTATTCTGTGATGGAGCTGACTTCGGCAGTTTAATCACATGGTCGGCAGATCCGCGCATCAAGGGATTCACAACAAATCCGACACTTATGCGCAAGGCGCAGGTTGTCGACTACGAAGCGTTTGCCAGAGAGCTCCTCAAGGTGATTCCGGACCGCCCTGTGTCTTTTGAGGTGCTAGCTGACGATCCCGAGACCATGGAGGAACAGGCGCTAACTATCTCCGCCTGGGGGCCAAATGTAAATGTAAAAATGCCCGTTACGAACACATGGGGCGCATTTACAGGACCGGCATTGCGCCGGCTCTCCCGCTGCCGTGTGGCGCTGAATGTCACGGCGCTCTTCACGCTGGCACAGATTGAACGTGTGGCAGACTGCTTGGATCCAGACACGCCCACCATCATCTCTGTCTTCGCTGGGCGTATCGCTGATACAGGCATTAACCCGGCACCTCTCATGCGAGATGCGGTTCGAATGCTGGAACCGCTACGGAATGTAGAACTCCTGTGGGCAAGCCCGCGCGAAGTGCTGAATATATTTCAGGCAGAAGACATAGGTTGCCACATTATCACTTTGCTCCCAGAGATGCTCGGCAAACTCAGCCTCATCGGCAAAAATCTCGATACCTTTTCCCAGGAAACAGTCCGTATGTTTTATCGTGACGCGTGCGCTGCTGGTTATCAAATCGACATCCGGAAAGAAGCCACGATACTAGCTGTTTAG
- a CDS encoding D-glycero-alpha-D-manno-heptose-1,7-bisphosphate 7-phosphatase — translation MRRAVFLDRDGVLNSNIWNPATGAYESPLRPEQFELLPKVISALHLLQDDGYLLFLVSNQPNYAKGKATMRTLDAIHRRLETAMLEACISFAAYYYCLHHPLVTGDCFCRKPSPYFLLKARDLFALDLRQSWMIGDRQTDIECGLAAGARTIGIGALFPPAAEADHIAADLWQAAQIIVRDLNS, via the coding sequence ATGAGGCGTGCAGTATTTCTTGATCGCGACGGAGTCTTAAACAGCAATATCTGGAATCCGGCAACGGGTGCATATGAATCGCCGCTGAGGCCCGAGCAATTCGAACTCCTTCCGAAAGTGATTTCTGCATTGCATTTACTGCAGGATGACGGCTATCTCTTATTCCTTGTTTCAAACCAGCCCAACTATGCCAAGGGTAAGGCGACCATGCGTACGCTTGACGCGATTCATAGACGCCTTGAGACCGCTATGCTTGAGGCTTGCATTTCATTCGCCGCCTATTACTACTGCCTCCATCATCCTTTGGTAACTGGGGATTGCTTTTGCCGGAAGCCGTCGCCATATTTCCTTCTAAAGGCGCGCGATTTGTTTGCGCTTGATCTCCGACAATCCTGGATGATTGGCGATCGCCAAACGGATATCGAGTGCGGGCTGGCGGCAGGGGCGCGAACTATCGGAATAGGCGCGCTATTTCCGCCAGCAGCAGAGGCGGATCATATTGCCGCTGACCTATGGCAGGCAGCGCAAATCATAGTGCGCGATCTAAACAGCTAG
- a CDS encoding SIS domain-containing protein yields MSVHTMLFLQATQETAVRLEPSCLDRMAELLAGVRDNGGRVFFLGTGGGAANASHAVNDFRKIAEIECYAPSDNVSELTARTNDDGWETCYANWLRVSKLNARDAVVVFSVGGGSIAHGISLNIVRSVELATQVGAKVLGVVGRDGGYTAQVADACVIIPTIVEDMVTPLVEAFQAVVWHLIVSHPRLKVNSTKWESTLVSA; encoded by the coding sequence ATGAGTGTGCACACTATGCTGTTTCTGCAAGCGACGCAGGAAACTGCTGTTCGACTGGAGCCATCGTGTCTGGATCGTATGGCAGAGCTTTTGGCAGGGGTCCGTGATAACGGGGGGCGGGTATTTTTTCTAGGAACCGGAGGTGGCGCAGCGAATGCCAGCCATGCTGTCAATGATTTCAGGAAGATCGCCGAAATAGAGTGTTATGCGCCAAGTGACAATGTTTCGGAGTTGACTGCGCGTACGAACGATGATGGTTGGGAAACTTGTTATGCCAACTGGCTGCGCGTTAGCAAGCTGAATGCGCGCGATGCTGTAGTAGTGTTTTCCGTTGGGGGCGGCAGTATTGCGCACGGTATCAGTCTTAACATTGTGCGTAGTGTTGAGCTTGCGACACAAGTAGGAGCAAAGGTTCTCGGGGTTGTAGGACGAGATGGAGGCTATACCGCCCAGGTGGCGGACGCGTGTGTCATCATCCCCACAATCGTCGAAGATATGGTCACACCACTTGTTGAAGCCTTTCAGGCCGTCGTGTGGCATCTTATTGTTTCCCACCCGCGGCTCAAGGTGAACAGTACCAAGTGGGAGTCAACACTGGTTTCAGCATGA
- a CDS encoding glycosyltransferase family 2 protein, whose amino-acid sequence MSLRESALVSVVIPTCKRPHLVARAVESALRQSYSPIEVLVVVDGPDVETARALGGIEDARLRVIVLEENVGGSDARNLGVREACGEWVAFLDDDDQWMPEKIEKQVDAAWDVLLRHPVISSRLRAYGPDGDQVLPRRLYATGENMGEYLFCRDSFFYGDGMLQTSTLLAKRSLLCEVPFVSGLKRHQDWDWLLRVAARPDVEIVMLPEALTLMRTGGQGESVSQGTDWKTSLAWAKQVRPTMSAHAYSFFIATECASRARKCRAGPFVQGQLFWEFLWNGRFGLKQFVIFMSFCLLPENLRHKLRSLRQ is encoded by the coding sequence ATGAGCTTGCGCGAATCCGCTTTGGTCAGTGTGGTGATTCCAACGTGTAAACGTCCACACCTGGTAGCGCGTGCTGTGGAGAGCGCTCTCAGGCAGAGCTATTCCCCAATTGAAGTTTTAGTGGTGGTTGATGGTCCGGATGTAGAAACGGCTCGGGCCTTGGGCGGAATCGAGGATGCGCGCCTTAGAGTAATTGTGCTCGAAGAAAATGTAGGTGGCTCGGATGCGCGGAATCTTGGTGTGCGTGAAGCATGCGGCGAATGGGTGGCTTTTTTAGATGATGACGATCAATGGATGCCAGAAAAGATCGAGAAGCAAGTGGATGCTGCTTGGGATGTTCTGCTTCGCCATCCGGTCATTAGCTCCAGGTTACGTGCTTATGGTCCTGACGGAGATCAGGTATTGCCGCGTCGGCTCTACGCCACCGGCGAGAACATGGGAGAGTATCTCTTTTGCCGGGATAGCTTTTTTTATGGCGATGGAATGTTACAAACTTCGACGCTCCTAGCGAAGCGAAGCCTATTGTGCGAAGTCCCTTTTGTAAGTGGGCTGAAGCGACATCAGGACTGGGACTGGTTGTTAAGGGTTGCCGCACGACCCGATGTGGAGATCGTCATGCTTCCCGAGGCGCTGACTCTTATGCGTACCGGCGGTCAAGGTGAAAGCGTGAGTCAAGGCACAGATTGGAAAACATCCCTTGCCTGGGCTAAGCAGGTTCGTCCCACGATGAGTGCCCATGCCTATTCATTTTTCATTGCGACTGAATGTGCCTCTCGGGCACGTAAATGTCGAGCGGGGCCGTTTGTACAAGGGCAACTGTTTTGGGAATTCCTTTGGAACGGCCGATTCGGCTTAAAGCAGTTTGTGATCTTTATGTCGTTTTGCTTGTTGCCGGAAAACCTACGCCATAAACTGCGCAGCCTTAGACAATGA
- a CDS encoding NAD-dependent epimerase/dehydratase family protein, whose product MFTSSSANVQGRRYFLTGGTGFIGSHLAGALLEDDCVESVTLYDNFSSGREWHYEAHESDRRLHVRRADLQDLTALTEAMAGYDVVVHLASNPDIARAVFEPQIDFEQGTRLTNNVVEAMRRSGVRRLLYASGSGVYGDLGTYEVNEDHCPLIPISTYGASKLAGEALIASYCAMFDLTACVFRFANVVGARQTHGVGLDFVRRLIINPKRLQILGDGKQSKSYIHVSDVVSALLRVEAHSKEPFAIFNVASEDAITVTEIAELAAECLQLNVLPDFEYTGGDRGWRGDVPVVRLNCNKVRGLGWACRYTSREAIRIALMEMIADGRVCYA is encoded by the coding sequence ATGTTTACGAGTTCATCTGCCAATGTCCAGGGACGCCGATACTTTCTGACTGGTGGGACCGGTTTCATCGGCAGCCATCTTGCAGGTGCGCTTCTTGAGGATGACTGTGTCGAAAGCGTTACCTTGTACGACAATTTCTCCTCCGGGCGTGAGTGGCATTACGAAGCGCATGAGAGCGATCGTCGGCTTCATGTGCGGCGCGCCGATCTACAAGATCTAACGGCCTTGACCGAGGCGATGGCTGGGTATGACGTTGTGGTGCACTTGGCGTCGAATCCAGACATTGCTCGTGCAGTGTTCGAGCCTCAGATTGATTTCGAGCAGGGGACACGGTTGACGAACAACGTCGTCGAAGCCATGCGTCGATCAGGCGTCAGGCGGTTGCTGTATGCCTCCGGAAGCGGTGTTTACGGCGACCTTGGCACCTATGAAGTCAATGAGGATCACTGTCCATTGATTCCGATATCGACCTACGGTGCGAGCAAACTCGCTGGCGAGGCGTTGATCGCCAGCTACTGTGCGATGTTCGATCTAACCGCATGCGTGTTTCGATTCGCAAATGTGGTAGGCGCCCGGCAGACTCATGGCGTCGGACTTGATTTCGTGCGCCGGTTGATAATCAATCCGAAGAGATTGCAGATTCTTGGAGACGGGAAACAAAGCAAGTCCTATATTCATGTTTCCGATGTTGTAAGTGCTCTGCTACGTGTCGAGGCGCATTCTAAAGAACCCTTCGCTATCTTCAATGTTGCCAGCGAGGACGCGATTACGGTGACGGAGATCGCGGAGCTTGCTGCAGAATGTCTGCAGCTGAATGTGCTACCGGACTTTGAATACACCGGCGGCGACCGGGGTTGGAGGGGCGACGTGCCAGTCGTCCGACTTAATTGCAACAAAGTCAGGGGATTGGGTTGGGCATGCCGCTATACAAGCCGCGAAGCCATTCGCATCGCCTTAATGGAAATGATTGCCGACGGGCGAGTCTGTTATGCATAG
- a CDS encoding WecB/TagA/CpsF family glycosyltransferase, translating to MSLSRFFDIEVKSRKKLSRPFPAQPRCPIAGVPVNCLTMEEASQQIIDALRRRSSAAPFLVMGPNAQLITVAQKDDRLFEALHASALNVPDGISVVLASKILGGKLTSRVPGGELMEILCRDSARYGLRVFFLGGLPEAAALASRQLQRRYPALSIAGTYCPPLGFERDSMECAHIRQLITEAAPDLLFVALGAPKQEIWMHENCSTLPIGAAMSVGAAFDTQCGLRRRAPRWTHRLGLEWLYRLIHEPRRLWRRYLIGNPHFVYLVMRQRFLYGRIAGRDSTLSFTSFGQKHGSLPSSLKPACDPLTIESQT from the coding sequence ATGAGTCTGAGCAGATTCTTCGATATAGAGGTCAAGAGCCGGAAGAAGCTTTCGAGGCCATTCCCCGCACAACCCCGATGCCCGATCGCCGGTGTCCCTGTCAATTGCCTGACAATGGAGGAGGCCTCCCAACAAATCATCGATGCGCTTCGGCGGCGTTCCTCCGCAGCGCCATTTCTCGTTATGGGCCCAAACGCACAATTGATCACTGTAGCGCAGAAAGATGACCGCCTCTTCGAAGCCTTGCATGCATCTGCGCTGAATGTTCCGGATGGTATTTCCGTCGTGCTTGCATCCAAAATTCTCGGAGGGAAGTTGACGAGCCGCGTTCCGGGAGGCGAGCTCATGGAGATCCTTTGCCGCGATTCCGCACGATATGGTTTAAGAGTTTTCTTTCTCGGAGGGTTGCCTGAGGCCGCAGCGTTAGCTTCTAGACAATTGCAGCGGCGTTATCCAGCCCTGTCGATAGCCGGTACATATTGCCCTCCCTTAGGATTTGAGCGCGACTCAATGGAGTGCGCTCATATTCGCCAGCTCATCACGGAAGCCGCACCAGATCTTTTGTTTGTGGCGCTTGGAGCTCCCAAACAGGAGATATGGATGCACGAAAACTGCTCCACGCTTCCAATTGGAGCAGCCATGTCAGTCGGAGCTGCCTTCGATACCCAATGCGGTCTACGGAGACGTGCACCACGATGGACCCATAGGTTGGGTTTGGAGTGGCTTTACCGCCTGATACATGAACCCAGGCGTCTCTGGCGCAGATATCTGATCGGTAACCCACACTTCGTCTACCTCGTAATGAGGCAACGTTTCCTCTATGGCCGTATCGCTGGAAGAGATAGCACCTTGTCGTTCACAAGTTTCGGCCAGAAACATGGTTCCCTGCCATCTTCTCTTAAGCCCGCGTGCGATCCACTCACCATCGAATCGCAGACTTAA
- a CDS encoding DNA alkylation repair protein — translation MKEAGDAARALQVARYFKSGKGEYGEGDVFLGIPVPAMRRIALRHRALSLPDLQKLLNSRIHDFRAAALEILVIQYARGDEKQRRVIVDFYFKNTSRINNWDLVDASARPILGEHLKSHPRKILRKLAKSASLWERRIAMVSTMTLVWAGELDDAMEMAEMLLDDGHDLIHKAVGWVLREAGIKDRARLIQFLRTHYAKIPRTTLRYAIEHFPVAQRKKMLAGMFDFT, via the coding sequence ATGAAAGAGGCAGGCGATGCAGCCCGGGCCCTGCAAGTGGCGCGCTATTTTAAAAGCGGCAAGGGTGAGTACGGCGAAGGCGATGTCTTCTTAGGGATTCCAGTTCCTGCCATGCGCAGAATTGCGTTGAGACATCGCGCACTTTCTCTGCCTGATTTGCAGAAGCTGCTCAATTCGAGAATCCACGATTTTCGCGCGGCGGCACTTGAGATTCTCGTCATACAGTATGCGCGCGGCGATGAGAAGCAACGCAGGGTGATCGTCGACTTTTATTTCAAGAATACGAGTCGAATTAACAACTGGGACTTGGTGGATGCTTCAGCTCGCCCCATTCTCGGAGAGCACCTGAAAAGCCATCCACGAAAGATCCTGCGCAAGCTGGCGAAATCGGCCAGTTTGTGGGAGCGGCGTATCGCAATGGTCTCTACCATGACACTGGTGTGGGCAGGGGAGCTAGACGATGCTATGGAGATGGCTGAGATGCTGCTCGATGATGGGCATGACCTGATTCATAAAGCAGTGGGATGGGTATTGCGCGAGGCGGGTATCAAAGATAGGGCGCGATTGATTCAGTTTCTGCGGACGCACTATGCGAAGATTCCCCGAACGACGTTGCGCTACGCGATCGAGCATTTTCCTGTTGCGCAGCGTAAGAAGATGCTTGCAGGCATGTTTGATTTCACTTGA